The following are encoded together in the Leptospiraceae bacterium genome:
- the rpoC gene encoding DNA-directed RNA polymerase subunit beta' has translation MKNYTSFDSITIKIASPERIKEWSYGEVKKPETINYRTLKPEREGLFCEKIFGTTKDWECYCGKFKSIRYKGVICDKCGVEVTHSKVRRERMGHIELAAPVSHIWYYRSVPSRMGLLLDMTMNALKTILYFEKYVIIDPADSGRLKGELLDEDEYHSYLDEYGDKFIAGIGGDAIKELLARIDVDAEARVIRQKIQEKKVTDKRLIKRLEVLEAFRDSGNRPEWMVLDNVPVIPPELRPMVQLDGGRFATSDLNDLYRRVINRNNRLKRLLTLKAPEIIVRNEKRMLQEAVDALFDNSRRKRTVKGKGNRPLKSISDMLKGKQGRFRQNLLGKRVDYSGRSVIVVGPELKFHQMGLPKKMALELFKPFIMKRLVDLELAPNIKSAKKKVEAEDKDVFEALETVVREHPVLLNRAPTLHRLGIQAFLPILVEGKAIKLHPLVCHAFNADFDGDQMAIHVPLSPKAQLEVWMLMLSPHNILNPANGHPICGPTQDIVLGIYYLTSEVPNAKGHGKFFTNLEEIHYALDGGWLDLRAKISVLYNEKIIETTPGRMIFNTAMPKGYNFVNRVLGDKETNKIISDVYDTFGPAATVVMLDEIKKLGYRYATIFAPTISIEDIRVSPQKQILVTEANKEVEKADMEYRKGIITNEERKKKVIEIWTKANDRITDSMFKELEKDKGGFNPVYVMAASGARGSKQQIRQLAGMRGLMAKPSGEIIELAIRSNFREGLGILEFFISTHGARKGLSDTALKTADAGYLTRRLVDISQDVIINEPDCGTDQFVELSIVKEGENVIVSLADRVFGRYTAEEVIDPVSEKVVYPKNTLIVRSVGQKIENLGYTKIKVRSPLTCDAKQGICIKCYGMDMARLVPVEIGEAVGTIAAQSIGQPGTQLTMRTFHIGGAASAKVKEKEHKVSFQSVVKLVNGKLIQNQKGQTVFSRRGSIVVQHLIQDLLLVDLLNIRVRDGQNVLKGEVISTNSKGEMIHAEMPGRIEIANERFRIIGEDIVIPVKIGTILLVKENDIIKANSPVAEFDPFNDLVVSEVDGAVAWVDLEVGKNVRRDEDVKTSNVIYKVIEQKREKLNPRMVVSGEAGSEEYAVPVDALINIVSEDKVKIGDILFKIPSIAEKTRDITGGLPRVDELFEARRPKDAATLAETSGRIEDKGEIIKEKRVFYIIPDNPDLERVKVAIPVIKQLRVADGDYVKQGDQLDDGNFDPHDILRVRGTNALHAYLVKEVQEVYRLQGVHINDKHIEVVVRQMLRKVMITDSGDTSFVSQQQVDRFTFREENKRVDAEGGSPSHATPILLGLTKASLNTESFFSAASFQETTKVLTDAAIKGKTDQLIGLKENVIIGHMIPAGTGMRKYQEIDVFKEFYGDLERQAGEEEEERFPPLQTNSLAVHITDKNELEADNDDDEDE, from the coding sequence ATGAAAAATTATACAAGCTTTGACTCAATTACTATTAAAATCGCTTCTCCGGAAAGAATTAAAGAATGGTCTTACGGAGAAGTAAAAAAACCGGAAACAATTAATTACCGTACATTAAAACCAGAAAGAGAAGGTTTGTTCTGTGAAAAGATTTTCGGAACAACCAAAGACTGGGAATGCTATTGCGGTAAATTCAAATCTATCCGTTACAAAGGCGTAATTTGTGATAAGTGTGGAGTGGAAGTAACTCACTCTAAAGTTAGAAGAGAGAGAATGGGGCATATTGAGTTAGCCGCTCCTGTTTCTCATATCTGGTATTATCGTTCCGTTCCTTCTAGAATGGGACTCTTACTCGATATGACCATGAATGCTCTCAAGACGATTCTCTATTTTGAAAAATATGTAATCATTGATCCTGCTGATTCAGGAAGACTCAAAGGTGAGTTGTTAGACGAAGATGAATATCACTCATACCTTGATGAATACGGCGATAAATTTATCGCTGGTATCGGGGGAGATGCGATTAAAGAACTCCTTGCTCGTATTGATGTAGATGCGGAAGCCCGTGTTATCCGCCAAAAAATTCAAGAGAAAAAAGTTACTGATAAACGTTTAATCAAACGTCTTGAAGTGTTAGAAGCCTTCCGTGATTCAGGAAACCGTCCTGAGTGGATGGTGCTTGATAACGTTCCTGTTATCCCGCCTGAACTTCGTCCAATGGTTCAATTAGATGGAGGTAGATTTGCTACTTCTGACTTGAACGATTTATACAGGCGTGTGATTAACCGTAACAACCGTCTCAAAAGACTTTTAACTCTTAAAGCACCAGAAATTATTGTTCGTAATGAAAAACGTATGCTACAAGAAGCAGTGGATGCGTTATTCGACAACTCTCGCCGTAAGAGAACTGTAAAAGGAAAAGGAAATCGTCCTCTTAAGTCTATCTCTGATATGCTCAAAGGGAAACAAGGTCGATTCAGACAAAACCTTTTAGGTAAACGCGTAGATTATTCCGGTCGTTCTGTGATCGTTGTTGGTCCTGAATTAAAATTCCATCAAATGGGACTTCCTAAGAAAATGGCTCTTGAATTATTCAAACCATTTATTATGAAGCGTTTAGTTGATTTGGAACTTGCGCCTAACATCAAGTCTGCGAAGAAAAAAGTAGAAGCAGAAGACAAAGATGTATTCGAAGCATTAGAAACAGTAGTAAGAGAGCATCCAGTATTATTAAACCGTGCTCCTACTTTACATAGACTTGGTATCCAAGCATTCCTTCCAATTCTAGTAGAAGGAAAAGCAATTAAACTTCATCCGCTTGTATGTCATGCGTTTAACGCTGACTTTGATGGGGATCAAATGGCGATTCACGTTCCATTGTCTCCGAAAGCGCAATTAGAAGTTTGGATGCTTATGCTTTCACCGCATAATATCCTGAATCCTGCAAATGGTCATCCTATTTGCGGTCCTACACAGGATATTGTTCTTGGTATATATTATTTAACCTCTGAAGTGCCGAATGCCAAAGGTCATGGAAAATTCTTCACGAACTTAGAAGAAATTCACTATGCACTCGATGGAGGCTGGTTAGATTTAAGAGCAAAGATCAGTGTTCTCTACAATGAAAAAATCATTGAGACAACTCCAGGTCGTATGATCTTTAACACAGCAATGCCTAAGGGGTATAACTTTGTTAACCGCGTTCTTGGTGACAAAGAAACAAACAAAATTATTTCGGATGTATATGATACATTCGGTCCTGCTGCAACAGTGGTCATGCTTGACGAAATTAAAAAACTTGGTTATCGTTATGCAACAATCTTTGCTCCGACAATTTCAATTGAAGATATTCGTGTTTCTCCGCAAAAACAAATTCTTGTTACAGAAGCAAACAAAGAAGTAGAAAAAGCGGATATGGAGTATCGTAAAGGTATTATCACAAACGAAGAGCGTAAGAAAAAAGTAATCGAAATTTGGACAAAAGCAAATGATCGTATTACAGACAGTATGTTCAAAGAGCTAGAAAAGGACAAGGGTGGATTTAATCCTGTTTACGTCATGGCGGCATCCGGTGCTAGAGGATCTAAACAACAGATTCGTCAGTTAGCCGGTATGCGGGGGCTAATGGCTAAACCTTCTGGAGAAATCATTGAACTTGCTATTCGTTCTAATTTCCGCGAAGGTCTTGGTATCTTAGAGTTCTTCATTTCTACTCACGGTGCTAGAAAAGGTCTTTCAGATACGGCTCTTAAAACTGCCGATGCTGGTTATTTAACAAGAAGACTTGTAGATATTTCACAAGATGTTATTATCAACGAGCCTGATTGTGGAACGGATCAATTCGTAGAGTTAAGCATTGTAAAAGAAGGGGAGAACGTGATTGTGTCTCTCGCTGATAGAGTTTTCGGACGTTATACGGCAGAGGAAGTAATTGACCCTGTCTCTGAAAAAGTAGTTTATCCAAAGAATACTTTGATTGTGCGCTCTGTTGGACAAAAGATAGAAAATCTTGGTTACACAAAAATCAAAGTGCGCTCTCCACTTACCTGTGATGCTAAACAAGGTATTTGTATTAAGTGTTACGGTATGGATATGGCGAGACTTGTTCCGGTGGAAATCGGAGAAGCAGTGGGAACGATTGCGGCTCAGTCGATTGGTCAGCCTGGAACACAGTTGACGATGCGGACTTTCCACATCGGGGGTGCTGCGTCTGCGAAAGTGAAAGAGAAAGAGCATAAGGTTTCTTTCCAGTCAGTTGTAAAATTAGTAAATGGTAAATTAATTCAAAACCAAAAAGGGCAAACAGTGTTTAGCCGCCGTGGTTCGATTGTGGTTCAACATTTAATTCAAGACTTACTTCTTGTTGACCTATTAAATATTCGTGTTCGCGATGGACAAAACGTTCTTAAGGGAGAAGTAATTTCTACTAATTCCAAGGGCGAAATGATTCACGCTGAAATGCCTGGAAGAATTGAAATTGCAAATGAGCGTTTTAGAATTATCGGGGAAGACATTGTCATTCCTGTTAAGATTGGAACGATTCTTTTAGTAAAAGAAAATGATATTATTAAAGCAAATAGCCCTGTAGCAGAGTTTGATCCGTTCAACGACTTAGTTGTATCAGAAGTTGATGGAGCAGTTGCATGGGTAGATTTGGAAGTTGGTAAGAACGTTCGTCGTGATGAAGATGTAAAAACATCGAACGTCATTTACAAAGTAATCGAGCAAAAAAGAGAGAAGTTAAATCCTCGTATGGTTGTTAGTGGAGAAGCAGGCTCTGAAGAATATGCGGTTCCTGTAGATGCGCTTATCAATATTGTATCTGAAGATAAAGTTAAAATTGGAGATATTCTCTTTAAGATTCCTTCTATCGCAGAGAAGACGAGAGATATTACCGGTGGTTTACCAAGAGTAGACGAACTCTTTGAAGCACGTCGTCCTAAAGATGCGGCAACACTTGCAGAAACAAGTGGACGTATCGAAGATAAAGGCGAAATCATTAAAGAAAAGCGCGTATTCTATATTATCCCCGATAACCCTGATTTGGAACGAGTGAAAGTTGCTATTCCTGTCATTAAACAGTTACGTGTGGCTGATGGGGATTATGTGAAGCAAGGCGATCAGTTAGATGATGGAAACTTTGACCCACATGATATTTTACGAGTGAGAGGAACTAACGCTCTTCATGCTTATTTAGTAAAAGAGGTGCAAGAAGTTTATCGTCTACAAGGTGTGCATATCAATGATAAGCATATTGAAGTAGTTGTTAGACAAATGCTTCGTAAAGTGATGATTACTGATAGTGGGGATACTTCTTTTGTATCTCAACAACAAGTAGATCGTTTTACATTTAGAGAAGAAAACAAACGAGTAGACGCAGAGGGAGGAAGTCCTTCTCATGCAACTCCAATTCTTCTTGGTTTAACAAAAGCATCACTCAATACAGAGTCCTTTTTCTCTGCTGCCTCTTTCCAAGAAACCACAAAGGTTTTAACAGATGCTGCAATTAAAGGAAAAACTGACCAGTTAATCGGTTTAAAAGAAAATGTAATTATCGGTCATATGATTCCTGCTGGAACTGGAATGAGAAAATACCAAGAGATTGATGTTTTCAAAGAGTTCTACGGGGATTTAGAAAGACAGGCTGGAGAAGAAGAAGAGGAAAGATTCCCTCCACTTCAAACAAATTCTTTAGCGGTTCATATCACTGATAAGAATGAGCTAGAAGCTGATAATGACGATGATGAGGATGAATGA